The following proteins are encoded in a genomic region of Paenibacillus sp. FSL R7-0273:
- a CDS encoding DinB family protein, translating to MIELIQYVIEDMNKQLERIEKSLSLLNDELVWTKTKDSMNSIGSLCLHLAGNEYQNFVSAIGNRPFIRERTREFTTDGGIPKEELISLLRNTRSQSEAVLSAVSMDDLSREVIIRYGQEDWNRMYRSAAIAGETYDTRTIGRLIVQVSAHYGYHAGQIVLLAKMLQDTDEHVSGQYH from the coding sequence GTGATCGAGCTAATCCAGTATGTTATAGAAGATATGAACAAGCAGCTTGAGCGGATTGAGAAGAGCCTGAGTCTGTTAAACGATGAGCTGGTGTGGACAAAAACGAAGGACTCCATGAACAGCATCGGCAGCCTCTGTCTGCATCTGGCAGGCAATGAATATCAGAACTTTGTCAGCGCCATCGGAAACAGGCCGTTCATCCGGGAGCGGACCCGTGAATTCACAACGGATGGAGGAATCCCCAAAGAGGAGCTGATAAGTCTTCTCCGCAATACGCGGTCACAATCGGAAGCAGTATTGTCTGCTGTCTCAATGGACGATTTGTCCCGCGAGGTGATTATCCGTTATGGGCAGGAGGACTGGAACCGGATGTACCGGAGTGCTGCCATAGCCGGCGAAACTTATGATACAAGAACTATTGGCCGTCTGATTGTCCAGGTATCCGCTCACTATGGCTATCACGCCGGACAGATTGTACTGCTTGCCAAAATGCTGCAGGACACCGATGAGCATGTCTCGGGCCAATACCATTGA